A DNA window from Mycosarcoma maydis chromosome 12, whole genome shotgun sequence contains the following coding sequences:
- a CDS encoding kinetochore-associated Ndc80 complex subunit NUF2 (related to Myosin-like protein NUF2) yields the protein MASTANPAYPTSSARVPPDAVKGSRDGNYSSFPVVKIDELLGVLFEMGLSISPEDLQKPQGHVAHRVFVAFLECLSGTTTEMMDGRRHEALATAEYRELYEDGLQMLMFFREVKDMMNAATLYDFTLQDLTRPNPKRFRRQMSALVNFYRFRSDRIVEFEELVTGSEDLENKRNEIEDDIDRQRSELARFKAERELDEPKVKELQRINSEITDNLLAARNQQKETMEELEELKKRKDTLAVKHAELAQDKFQIYEKITYLEARVVSSPSKMKNSVRELGEQLEKDTVSLQETLKKVEEFKRNLETLETLSNDLESCMNAMHEVNLEIVKGKEEVQNQADLQTLSQGINNQLASLKHSLEMAQYEMKRLEDKQNRNRKTLMDITEKHTKKMENLQADFEHAKQERNRKNHLAEVKNAESEKIEAKMAELEEAYEGYQKKMIRQKDAIETAVRLYISTLTNSLQLERFQP from the coding sequence ATGGCGTCAACTGCCAATCCAGCATACCCGACTTCGTCGGCGCGCGTTCCGCCTGATGCGGTCAAAGGAAGCCGAGATGGTAATTACTCGTCTTTTCCGGTCGTCAAGATTGACGAACTTCTCGGCGTTCTCTTCGAGATGGGACTGTCGATTTCTCCTGAAGACCTTCAAAAGCCGCAAGGACACGTCGCACACAGAGTCTTTGTCGCCTTCTTGGAGTGTCTCTCTGGAACAACAACAGAGATGATGGATGGCAGGCGCCACGAAGCACTCGCAACTGCCGAGTACAGAGAGCTGTACGAGGATGGCTTGCAAATGCTCATGTTTTTTCGCGAGGTCAAGGACATGATGAATGCTGCGACGCTTTACGACTTCACGCTTCAGGATCTCACACGTCCCAACCCGAAGCGTTTCCGACGTCAGATGTCGGCGCTAGTTAACTTCTACCGTTTTCGCTCGGATCGAATCGTAGAGTTTGAAGAGCTCGTCACCGGCTCCGAGGATCTCGAAAACAAACGCAACGAGATCGAAGACGATATTGACCGTCAACGAAGCGAATTGGCGCGATTCAAAGCCGAGcgagagctcgacgagcccAAGGTGAAGGAACTACAGCGCATCAATTCCGAGATCACCGATAACCTCTTGGCAGCACGGAACCAGCAGAAGGAGACCatggaagagctcgaggaacTCAAGAAACGCAAAGATACGCTTGCCGTCAAGCACGCTGAACTGGCGCAGGACAAGTTCCAGATCTACGAAAAGATCACCTACCTCGAGGCACGTGTAGTTTCGAGTCCAAGCAAGATGAAGAACAGCGTGCGTGAGCTCggagagcagctcgaaaaggacACTGTCTCGCTGCAAGAGACGCTGAAGAAAGTGGAAGAGTTCAAGCGGAACTTGGAAacgctcgagacgctcagCAACGATCTCGAGAGTTGCATGAACGCGATGCACGAGGTCAACTTGGAAATCGTCAAGGGCAAGGAAGAGGTTCAGAACCAAGCCGACCTGCAAACCTTATCGCAGGGCATCAACAACCAATTGGCGTCGCTGAAACATTCACTCGAGATGGCCCAGTACGAAATGAAGAGGCTCGAGGACAAGCAaaaccgcaaccgcaagACGCTGATGGACATCACCGAGAAGCACACCAAGAAGATGGAGAATTTGCAGGCTGATTTTGAGCACGCCAAGCAGGAGAGAAACAGGAAGAACCACCTGGCAGAGGTCAAGAATGCCGAGTCGGAAAAGATCGAggccaagatggccgagttgGAAGAGGCGTACGAGGGATACCAGAAAAAGATGATTCGGCAAAAGgatgcgatcgagacgGCAGTGAGGTTGTACATCAGCACGCTGACCAACTCTCTCCAGCTCGAACGCTTCCAGCCATAA